The segment GCAACATAAACAACTTCTCCAAAATATTATTAACAGTCAATACGATCTTGCCATCTATCCTGAATCTGACTTGGCCGAGGATGGCTGCTGGATTGATTCCTCCGCTGGAAGGATGGAGGTTTCCGTCCAAACTCAACTGGCAGAGATAAAAAATCACTTACTGCAATTGGTAAGGATGGATACAGAGTGATGATTAGCATTGAAGAATTGCTGCAAGAGATAGAAGGCATAAGCCCCTATAAACGCTACGGGAAAGTTAAAAGGGTTATTGGTCTGATGATAGAATCCAAAGGGCCAGAGAGCTCAATTGGCGACGTTTGTAATATTATCATTAATAAGAAGAAAAATCGAATTGTGCAGGCAGAAGTTGTAGGCTTCAGGGATGAACATGTGATTCTGATGCCATTTACAGAAATTCAGGACATCGGTCCAGGATGTATAGTGGAAGCTACAAACAACGCACTAGAGATCCGGATTGGCGAAGAGCTCAGAGGCATGGTGCTAGATGCTTTGGGAAGACCTTTGAACCCTGAGGAGGAATTGCCATTCGGGCTGGGTAAATACCCGACAGACCAAGCGCCGCCAAATCCGATGACAAGGCCTTCCATTTCCGAGGAATTGGAAGTGGGGGTCAAGGTGATCGATGGACTCCTGACAGTCGGCAAGGGGCAAAGGGTAGGTATATTTGCAGGCAGTGGTGTCGGAAAAAGCACCCTTCTCGGGATGATTGCAAAAAATACACATGCTGATCTAAATGTAATTGCTCTTATAGGAGAAAGGGGAAGAGAGGTTCGGGATTTTCTGGAACGAGATTTAGGTCCTGAGGGATTGAAAAGGTCTATTGTCATCGTTGCAACCTCCGATCAGCCTGCCCTAATGCGAATAAAGGGGGCTTACACCGCAACTGCCATTTCCGAATATTTTCGTGACTTGGGATATAACGTGATGTTGATGATGGACTCTGTTACAAGGGTGGCGATGGCCCAGAGGGAAGTAGGCTTGGCTGTAGGAGAGCCACCAACCACAAAAGGATACACACCTTCCGTCTTTTCCATGCTGCCAAAGTTGTTAGAGAGGACTGGGACGAACAAACATGGATCCATCACTGCTTTTTATACGGTGCTTGTAGACGGTGATGACATGAACGAGCCGATTGCGGACACTGTCCGGGGAATCTTGGATGGACATTTTGTTTTGGATAGGGAACTAGCAAATAAAGGCCAATATCCAGCGATAAATGTACTGAAGAGTGTAAGCCGTGTGATGAATAACATCGTTGGACCTGAACATAAGAAAGCAGCAGAATCCATGCGCGAAAAGCTGTCTAAGTATTATCAAGCAGAGGATTTAATAAATATTGGTGCGTATAAACGCGGTAGTTCGAGGGAGATAGATGACGCAATACAATCTTATCCCTTCATCATTCAATACCTGAAGCAAGAAGTAGAGGATAAATGGAGCTTTGCAGATAGTAAGGCGGAACTTACGAAATTAATGAATTAGAGTAGGTGAAAGGCATGGCTGTTAGAAAAGGACGCCTGGAGAAAATCTTAGTTGTAAAAAAAGCAGAGAAAGATCAGGCAAGTTCGGAGTACCAACAAGCGATTTCCACATTTGAAACAGAAGGACAGGCATTATACGACCTATTAAAGCAAAAGGAAAAGCTGGAAGAGTCATTGCAAGGGAAGCTCAAGGCGGGAATACCGATCGAAATTCTCAAGCAACAGCAATTCTTTATGGGGAACTTGGAAAAGAACGTCTTTCATCAACAGAAAAAGGTTAGCCATGCCAGAGCCTTCATGAATTTAAAGGAAGAGAAACTGAAGGAGCATTCCGTGGAATGTAAAAAATACGAAGTGTTGGATGATAAAGAGAAGCTTTTCTGGAAGCAAAATGACCTTAAAGTGGAGGCAACTTATATAGACGAACTCTCCATTCTTCAATATTCGCAACACACAAATAGGTGAAAAAACCATGAAAAAAGACAATCAATTCGAAGAAAAAGAAGAGAAATACACCTTCATGCAAAAACTACTTTACCTTTTTATCATACCACTTCTTTTTACAGTGGTAGTTGTGCTTGGGTATCTGACATACGAAGGCAAGAATGTATTTGAAGTAGCCCAAAGTTTCCTGCCTGAAAAGGAAGAAGTGAATATTTCTATAGAAGGTCAGGTAGAACAGGAAACAACCTCCCCTGAGGAAAATAAGAAAGGAAGTTCTTCTCAAGATGTCATCCTTCTAGAGCGAAAGGTCAGCGAGAAGGAAAGGGAGATAACCAAGCTTGTTTCCCAGTTAGAACAAGCAAACAAGCGGATAGAGGACCTAGAACAGCAGCAACAACAGGTGAGAATTTCCAATCGCGAGTTGGCCAAGTTATATGAAGGAATGTCAACGAAAAAAGCTGCCCAGATCATCATGGAATTGGAGGAAGAGAGGGCACTTCTCATTCTTAAAGAATTGAGTACTTCAAAAACATCCTCTATATTAGGTCAATTGGAACCGAAACAGGCAGCAAGGTTCACTGAACTATTAGCTAAAAATGAATAGAGAAAGGAATGAACGAAGTGAACTTTTTTGTTGCCGGAGATATCGCTGCCATTCATTCAGAACAACTAAGAAAAATGGAGGGAAAGGCGAAACAGGCTTCCATAGAAACAACGGAAAGCTTTAGTTCCACCTTATCACGAAACCTCCTGGATTCATTATTTGCACTATCCAAACCTGAAAACGGAAATATGGATTTGGTGGGAACGGGTAGTGATGAATTACTACTTGAAGTTGAAGACATGGTACAACAAATGGATGAAATCTTGTCTCTGCAACTTTCGATTCTGAATGAAGTACAAGAATTGGAAAGTAAACCAAATCGCTCTATTAATACAGATGGTATTCCAGACGGCTATTATGAATTGCTCGAGGATGTTATGGCCATGGTGAATGTACTTACTACATTGGATAATACAACACAAGGAGAGACAAGGGAGGCGTTTGAATCTTTTGCCCGTCTATCGGAAAGAGTGCTGATGTTTATGAAGGGTTTTCTTCAGACAAAAGAAGAGAAAACAGATCAGTTTGTACTCCCTATGAAAGAGCATAAGAACTTGAAAGAGCTTATGAGTATGATTGAGACAAGGCTTGGTAAGCTGTTGTCGTTTGAAGTTACACAGGGACAGAACTCCACATCTGTAACGGAGAACTCACCCAAACGTCCTGCCTATGCTTCTATTCCCGAAGCGGTTCTGCAAAACGGACCTGTAACAATGAATTTACTACAGCTCCCAAAGCAGACTACGATTCAGTGGACAATCGATACAACAACCAATGAGGCTGCCCGCGAGCAATTGCTTCAAAAACTTGAAGGTATTTTGGCAAAAACCTCAAGTAGACTTGTCAATGGTAATCAGTCCATCACAATCAGATTGGCACCAGAGCATCTAGGAACACTCCATATAAAACTTCAGGAAACACAACATGGACTAATGGCGAAACTGATCGTGCATTCCAAGGCGGCGGCATCCTTGCTTGAAAGCGGGCTGTCAAACCTGAAACAAGCTCTGGTTCATTCGAATGTGAACATGGAAAAGCTAGAGATTGTCTATCAGGACCAAGAACAAAAGTTCACTCAACAAAACAAAGACAACAACGAGGATTCATCCCATACAAGACATTTTTCCAAAAAGGACTCAAACGATGGGGATAATAATCAATCCTTTGAAGATGTACTCTTGGAAGAATTGGAAATAAAAAACGCTGTAGGTGACGGAGAATGACAAATACCATTTCATCTGATCTTTATATCCAAAATAGGCCGGTTGACACATCCAAGCAAAACAATGTCATGGGGAAGGATGATTTTCTTCGCCTTCTGATTGCACAGCTACAAAATCAGGATCCGCTTAATCCGATGGAGGACAGGGAGTTCATTGCACAGATGGCTAATTTCTCCACACTCGAACAAATGGCCAATCTAAATAAGAGTATGGAAGGTTTCATTGATACACAAAACAAAATGAACGTTCTTTCTCTCCAACAATATCTTGGTTCAAACCTCACGTGGCAGCATGTTTACTATGTGGAGGGGGAACCATTTGTCGAACAAAAGAATGGAACGGTGGAGAGTATTTCCATGCAAGACGGTAAAGCAAGACTTGTAATGAATGATGGAACTGAAATTGCAGTGGAACAGATCATAAAAGTGAATCAGCCGGGGGAACAATCTCAGGCAGGAAATTCACAGCTTTTGACTGCTAGTCATCTTATCGGAAAGAAAGTATCGTTTTCTTTTGGTGGGGATAGCTATGAGGACATACCAGTCCAGTCGGTCCTTATGAAAGAAGGAAAAGCGCACCTCATTGTCAACGATGCTCGACTGACAGAAGAGAAGATACCGATGGACTCCATCACTAAAATCACTCAGTAACACTTTTTTTAAAACAGAGGGGGAAAGAGTATGCTACGTTCGATGTATTCAAGTATAGGAGCACTACGTAATTTTCAAACAAAATTAGATGTAATCGGGAATAACATCGCCAATGTAAATACGTATGGCTTTAAAAAGGGAAGAGCAACTTTTCAGGAAATGATGGTACAGCAATTATCAGGTGCAAGTGGGCCAGCAGCAGGAAAAGGTGGAGTCAATGCAAAACAGATTGGTCTAGGATCCATGATCAGTTCGATTGACACTATCCAGACGCAAGGCTCTCTTCAGACAACCGCAAGGCCACTTGACCTAGCACTTTCAGGGGATGGATTCTTCGCAGTAGCTTCCATTGCCGATATTACAAGGGTGAATGTAGATACAAACACATCTTATGGAGATAATCGCATACTTGGCGGTGCCATAAACAACGCAGTAGCGATGAACTACACACGTTCCGGGAATTTCTATCTTGATAACAATGGTTATATTGTTAATTCAAATGGTATGTACTTGATTGGTGAAACTGGAGAGAAGAGGATTCCTAACGATAACATAATGGCCGCTTCGAATGCAGCATTGAATGCTGGAGAAATATTCTTCGGTGAGTACAGGGACTTCCGAAATGTTACGAACAAGTTCCTTGATCTTGCAATGAAGTTCTTGGAAGCACAAAGAACTTTCGAAGATGCAGAGAAAGCTAATACAGAGTCTGGTGGTACAGATCCACAATTGGCTGCTGCAGCCGCTGCAGCCCAAACTGCCAGAAACAATGCAGCAACCCAATTTAATGATTTCAATACTAATATATATGTGGGTGAAAGGGCAGCATTTATTACTTCAGCACGTACAATGAACCAAGGAATTGATAGTTTCATAGCTTCAACAGGTGAGATTGCTTATAGAATGATCGATCCCGTTGTTCAAACTCCTTCTAACCCAATTCCAAATGGAACGACAGCAAATATTAACGACCTTTCAAATCTTGTAAGCTATGCCCAATCAGTGAAAACAAGCTTGGATACAGCATTTAAAACATTTGAGAATTTTGTCGCGAAAGCTGAAATGATTCAACAGCCTACTTGGACGGACTCCTTGAGCGGAAGTCCAGGCCTTATCCAAATACCGCCGAATGCACGAAGCTTCAGTATTTCAGGAGATGGAAAAGTGAATTTCATCGATCAGTTTGGAGACTTGAAAGTGGCTGGGCAGCTGATGCTGGCAAAATTCCCAAATGATGCCGGATTGGAGAGAATCGGAGAAAACCTGTTCCAGCAATCAAACAACTCAGGAACAATGGATAAAAACGGGGACGGAATTCAACTCGAAGAAATGTTCAGACCGGGAGAGAACGGGGCCGCAGCCATCATTTCCGGTACACTTGAAATGTCCAATGTAGACCTATCCGAAGAATTCACCGAGATGATCACTGCTCAAAGGGGATTCCAGGCAAATACGAGAATCATCACGACATCTGATGAAATATTACAGGAGCTTGTCAATCTGAAGCGTTAAGGGGGGAGGGCTAAGTTTAATCGCTTAGCCCATCTATGATGATAAAGCTGACCAAGCTGAATGGGAAAGTGTTTGCAGTCAATGTTTGGCTGATTGAGCAAGTGGAAGAAACACCTGACACCATGATTACCTTGAATAATGGAAAAAAAGTGATAGTAAAAGAGAGAATGCAAGAAGTGATTCTCTTATGCAAAGAGTTCTATGCTCATATGCATCATGGAACACATTTGGAGGCTAAAAAAGATGTTTCGCAATAAATTATTGAATGCCATGATGATTATCCTTCTGGTCATTACACTTTTAGGGGTGGTGGCGCTTGTTACGGTGGATGAATTATATGCAGATGAAAAAGTAGATGAGCCCACGATTGATGAAATTATAAAATACTCGGTGGATTTTGAAGAAATCACCACCAATCTACAAAGCGGAGGCTATATTCGCTTGAAAATGAAAGTTCAAACTGATAGCAAAAAAGCAACATCGGAACTACTGAAAAGGGATTTTCAGGTCAAGAACATAGTCATTCATGAAATTGCTACCAAGTCTGCTTCTGATTTTGATGGTGAAAATGGACTGACACAGTTGGAAAAGGATATTCAAGAGAAAATTAATGAAGTGATGCAGGACGGAGAAATCGTGAAAGTCTATACAACCTCCTTTCTCCTTCAAAATTAATCACCACGAGATCCATGTAAATTAGGAGGTGATGGATTTGTCAACAGAAGTCATGTCACAAAGCGAAATAGATGCGCTTCTCTCTGCTTTGTCAACAGGAGAGATGAATGCAGAAGAACTGAAGAAAGAAAATCAAGAAAAGAAAGTGAAAGTGTATGACTTTAAACGAGCGCTACGATTTTCAAAGGATCAGATAAGAAATCTCACAAGGATCCATGAGAATTTTGCAAGACTTTTAACCACTTATTTTTCAGCACAGCTTCGAACCTACATACAAATAAGTGTAGCATCTGTCGATCAGCTTCCTTATGAGGAATTCATCAGGTCGATCCCGAAAATGACAATCCTGAATGTGTTTGAGGTTGCTCCATTAGAAGGAAGAGTAGTGCTCGAAGTCAATCCGACCATTGCTTATGCCATGTTGGACAGGCAGCTTGGGGGAAAGGGTTCTGGTGTCAAGAAGAGTGATAGTTTAACGGAAATAGAGACAAGGTTGATGACAACATTGTTTGAAGGCGCCATAGAAAATTTCGGAGAAGCATGGGACACCGTGTCTGACATACAACCGTTTCTTTCAGACTTGGAAGTGAATCCTCAGTTCTTGCAACTGGTATCCCCTAATGAAACGGTGATTGTCATTTCGATGAATATCACGATCGGCGAAGTGACAGGCATGATAAATATATGTATCCCCCATGTCGTGTTGGAGCCAGTGATCCCCAAACTCTCTGCACATTACTGGATGGAGGAGAAAAACAAGGTTCGCCAAGATCATGAAATTGCAACCTTGGAGAAAGTTATCCGGACCACTCCTTTGACTGTTACGGCAGAACTTGGCAGTTCGGAAATTACATTTTCAGACCTATTGAATATCAACATGGGTGATGTTCTGGCGTTACATCAAAAAATCGACGAGCCGATTTGTGTCAAAGTGGACAACAAACCGAGCTTCTATGCCCAGGTTGGGCAGGTGAAAAAAAACATGGCAATACAGATCATGGAGAAAATCAAGGAGGGATATGAGAATGATGAGTGATGGGATGTTATCTCAAGATGAGATAGATGCGTTGCTTCGAGGAACAGATAACAACAATGATGAGCCCCTCTTTGTTGATCTTAACATAGAAGAATATCTAACTACGATGGAGCAAGATGCGCTTGGCGAAATAGGAAACATTTCTTTTGGCAGTTCTGCAACGGCCTTATCGACTTTATTAAACCAAAAAGTCGAGATAACGACGCCAAAAGTTTCTTTAGTGGAAAAAAAGCGGTTGGAAAGCGAGTTTCCTGATCCTTATGTGGCGATTCGGGTCAGTTATACAGAAGGATTTACGGGTTCGAATATATTAGTGGTGGAACAGAGCGATGCAGCAATCATTGCGGATTTGATGCTCGGTGGGACCGGGGAAAGTCCTCAATCGGAATTTGATGAGATCCATTTGAGTGCAGTACATGAAGCGATGAATCAAATGATGGGTTCTGCCGCAACTTCCATGTCGACCGTATTTGCAAAAAAAATTGATATTTCTCCTCCATCCGTGATGTTGCTTGATTTTAAAGGTGGCGAGGGTGCAACGGAAATGCCACAGGATGAATTATTGATAAAAGTCGCTTTTTCAATAAAAATCGGGAAGTTGATCGACTCTTCCATTATGCAGATACTTCCCTACCCATTTGCCAAAAATCTGGTGGAGGAGCTTTTGTACCGGGATGACAATTCAGCTGAACCGGCAAGTGCTGAACCAGAAGCGAAAATAGAGGAAAATCATGCTCCTGTTCATACTTTTGAGGAGCAGCATGCAGCACCACCACAATCTTCTTTCTTTCATGAAGAAGAGGCATTGGTGCATGCAGGAGCACCGCAAAGGGAACCTGCCTATGCAGGAGGGGGACAAACAAGGTCCAATGCTCCCGCTAGGCCGCAGCAGCCTGTTAATGTTCAGCCAGCAGTCTTCTCGAATTTCGAAACGACAGCAGTGGAAGAGGCTGAACCGAATAATTTAAACATGCTTCTGGACATCCCACTGCAAGTCACTGTGGAACTTGGAAGAACAAAGCGCTCAGTCAAAGACATTCTGGAATTGTCGACAGGTTCTATTATTGAACTGGACAAACTTGCAGGGGAACCGGTGGATATTCTTGTTAACAACAAACTGATCGCTCAAGGCGAAGTGGTGGTCATTGATGAGAGTTTTGGAGTAAGAGTAACAGATATTGTAAGTCAAACAGACAGAATCAGAAAACTTCGATAGATCCTAGGAGGAAACGACATGAGTAAAAGAATTTTAATTGTGGACGATGCGGCATTTATGAGAATGATGATCAAGGATATCTTGACGAAGAATGGATATGACGTAGTGGGCGAGGCAGCGGATGGGGTCCAAGCTGTGGAGAAATATAAAGAACATCACCCTGATCTTGTCACCATGGACATCACTATGCCCGAGATGGACGGGATAACCGCGTTGAAAGAAATAAAGAGCATTAATCCAAATGCGAAAGTCATCATGTGTTCAGCGATGGGCCAGCAGGCAATGGTCATTGATGCAATCCAGGCAGGTGCGAAAGATTTCATCGTCAAACCGTTTCAAGCGGACCGGGTGATTGAAGCTATCCACAAAACTCTGTCGTAGAGGTGTCTGTTTTGTATGCTACCAAGATATTGCGTATTTTAATTGTGGTCGCCATTCTGTTCATCTTGCCTTCCCATGGTTTTGCTAACAAGAACGTTCAGAAAGAGGGCATCGACGACAGTGTCTTCAATCAGTTTCAAGATCCAACGGGACAATCAGAACAACCGGCAGGGCAATTGGAAACACCTTCGGCTGAACAACAGGATGTTATGGACCATAAACCGCCATCCGTTTCTATTTTTGATTTTATTAAAATGATGTTCGCACTGCTCTTTGTATTGGCCTTACTATACGGAGCTTTGAAACTTATAAATAGCAAAAATAGAGTAGGAAATGGCAGATCAGTTGAAAACATCGGAGGGACAAACCTCGGAAATAATAAATCCCTTCAACTTGTTAAGGTTGGAAACAGTATATTGGTAGTCGGAGTGGGGGACTCTATCAATCTTTTGAAAGAAATTACGGATGAGGAGGAAAGAGAGCAACTCTTACAGTCCTATCAAGATCGGGCTGATAGCGTGACTCTTCGTTCAGATAAGTTAACAGGGTGGATCCAGAAATTAAGAGAAGCAAAGAAATCAAAGAATCAATCGGGTTTCTCCGTGCTTTTACAAGATCAGCTAGGTCAACTATCAAAAGATAGGAAAAAGAAAATGGATCAACTGGATAATAATAAGGGGTTCGGACGATGACGGAATTCATGGACATATTTAGTGGAAATGATGCCTCTACCGTATCTACATCTGTACAGCTTCTTTTATTGTTGACTGTTTTCTCCCTGGCACCTGCCATCCTGATTTTGATGACAAGTTTTACAAGGATTATTATTGTTCTTTCGTTTGTGAGGACGTCCCTTGCGACACAATCTATGCCTCCAAATCAGGTCCTGATTGGATTGGCATTGTTTTTGACATTTTTTATCATGGCACCAACCTTTGCACAAGTAAATGACCAGGCCCTTCAACCTCTATTCAACGAGGAGATTACGTTGGATGAGGCATATGAGCGGGCAAGTATCCCTATGAAGGAATTCATGAGCAAGCATACACGGCAAAAGGACCTAGCGCTCTTCCTTGATTATGCACAAATGGAGAGGCCGGAAAGCATAGAAGATATTCCGCTGACTGTCCTGGTTCCCGCATTTGCCATCAGTGAATTGAAAACAGCTTTTCAGATCGGATTCATGATCTTTATCCCTTTTCTAGTGATTGATATGGTCGTGGCAAGTGTGCTGATGAGTATGGGGATGATGATGCTTCCGCCAGTCATGATTTCCTTGCCGTTCAAGATACTGTTGTTCGTCTTGGTGGATGGTTGGTATCTGATTGTAAAATCTTTATTGCAGACATTTTGAATGAGGTGTAAAAATGAGCCCGGAATTTGTTATATCAATGGCAGAACGAGGAGTATTCACCATCCTTTTAATAAGTGCACCTCTTCTGGTACTGGCTTTAGTTGTGGGCTTAATCGTCAGTATTTTTCAAGCGACAACCCAGATTCAAGAGCAGACCCTTGCTTTTATTCCGAAGATAGTGGCAGTGTTGGTGGGATTGGTCGTTTTTGGTCCGTGGATGTTGTCCAATATGCTTTCTTACGCATTGGAAATATTCAATAACATTCATCGCTTTGTGAGTTAGGCAGATGATAGAATGGTTGAACTATTTTCCCGCATTTTTATTGGTTTTAACGAGAGTGACTGCTTTTTTCGTGACGCTCCCTCTCTTTTCTTATCGGAATGTCCCTTCTACTTTTAAAGTGGGTTTTGGATTTTTCTTTGCACTTGTTATGTCCTTTTCAATGGATCTTCCGATTATCGGAATTGATG is part of the Sutcliffiella sp. FSL R7-0096 genome and harbors:
- the fliP gene encoding flagellar type III secretion system pore protein FliP (The bacterial flagellar biogenesis protein FliP forms a type III secretion system (T3SS)-type pore required for flagellar assembly.); protein product: MTEFMDIFSGNDASTVSTSVQLLLLLTVFSLAPAILILMTSFTRIIIVLSFVRTSLATQSMPPNQVLIGLALFLTFFIMAPTFAQVNDQALQPLFNEEITLDEAYERASIPMKEFMSKHTRQKDLALFLDYAQMERPESIEDIPLTVLVPAFAISELKTAFQIGFMIFIPFLVIDMVVASVLMSMGMMMLPPVMISLPFKILLFVLVDGWYLIVKSLLQTF
- the fliL gene encoding flagellar basal body-associated protein FliL, yielding MFRNKLLNAMMIILLVITLLGVVALVTVDELYADEKVDEPTIDEIIKYSVDFEEITTNLQSGGYIRLKMKVQTDSKKATSELLKRDFQVKNIVIHEIATKSASDFDGENGLTQLEKDIQEKINEVMQDGEIVKVYTTSFLLQN
- a CDS encoding response regulator; translation: MSKRILIVDDAAFMRMMIKDILTKNGYDVVGEAADGVQAVEKYKEHHPDLVTMDITMPEMDGITALKEIKSINPNAKVIMCSAMGQQAMVIDAIQAGAKDFIVKPFQADRVIEAIHKTLS
- the fliQ gene encoding flagellar biosynthesis protein FliQ, whose protein sequence is MSPEFVISMAERGVFTILLISAPLLVLALVVGLIVSIFQATTQIQEQTLAFIPKIVAVLVGLVVFGPWMLSNMLSYALEIFNNIHRFVS
- a CDS encoding flagellar FlbD family protein, whose protein sequence is MIKLTKLNGKVFAVNVWLIEQVEETPDTMITLNNGKKVIVKERMQEVILLCKEFYAHMHHGTHLEAKKDVSQ
- a CDS encoding flagellar hook-basal body complex protein; the encoded protein is MLRSMYSSIGALRNFQTKLDVIGNNIANVNTYGFKKGRATFQEMMVQQLSGASGPAAGKGGVNAKQIGLGSMISSIDTIQTQGSLQTTARPLDLALSGDGFFAVASIADITRVNVDTNTSYGDNRILGGAINNAVAMNYTRSGNFYLDNNGYIVNSNGMYLIGETGEKRIPNDNIMAASNAALNAGEIFFGEYRDFRNVTNKFLDLAMKFLEAQRTFEDAEKANTESGGTDPQLAAAAAAAQTARNNAATQFNDFNTNIYVGERAAFITSARTMNQGIDSFIASTGEIAYRMIDPVVQTPSNPIPNGTTANINDLSNLVSYAQSVKTSLDTAFKTFENFVAKAEMIQQPTWTDSLSGSPGLIQIPPNARSFSISGDGKVNFIDQFGDLKVAGQLMLAKFPNDAGLERIGENLFQQSNNSGTMDKNGDGIQLEEMFRPGENGAAAIISGTLEMSNVDLSEEFTEMITAQRGFQANTRIITTSDEILQELVNLKR
- the fliY gene encoding flagellar motor switch phosphatase FliY — protein: MMSDGMLSQDEIDALLRGTDNNNDEPLFVDLNIEEYLTTMEQDALGEIGNISFGSSATALSTLLNQKVEITTPKVSLVEKKRLESEFPDPYVAIRVSYTEGFTGSNILVVEQSDAAIIADLMLGGTGESPQSEFDEIHLSAVHEAMNQMMGSAATSMSTVFAKKIDISPPSVMLLDFKGGEGATEMPQDELLIKVAFSIKIGKLIDSSIMQILPYPFAKNLVEELLYRDDNSAEPASAEPEAKIEENHAPVHTFEEQHAAPPQSSFFHEEEALVHAGAPQREPAYAGGGQTRSNAPARPQQPVNVQPAVFSNFETTAVEEAEPNNLNMLLDIPLQVTVELGRTKRSVKDILELSTGSIIELDKLAGEPVDILVNNKLIAQGEVVVIDESFGVRVTDIVSQTDRIRKLR
- the fliJ gene encoding flagellar export protein FliJ; protein product: MAVRKGRLEKILVVKKAEKDQASSEYQQAISTFETEGQALYDLLKQKEKLEESLQGKLKAGIPIEILKQQQFFMGNLEKNVFHQQKKVSHARAFMNLKEEKLKEHSVECKKYEVLDDKEKLFWKQNDLKVEATYIDELSILQYSQHTNR
- the fliI gene encoding flagellar protein export ATPase FliI is translated as MSIEELLQEIEGISPYKRYGKVKRVIGLMIESKGPESSIGDVCNIIINKKKNRIVQAEVVGFRDEHVILMPFTEIQDIGPGCIVEATNNALEIRIGEELRGMVLDALGRPLNPEEELPFGLGKYPTDQAPPNPMTRPSISEELEVGVKVIDGLLTVGKGQRVGIFAGSGVGKSTLLGMIAKNTHADLNVIALIGERGREVRDFLERDLGPEGLKRSIVIVATSDQPALMRIKGAYTATAISEYFRDLGYNVMLMMDSVTRVAMAQREVGLAVGEPPTTKGYTPSVFSMLPKLLERTGTNKHGSITAFYTVLVDGDDMNEPIADTVRGILDGHFVLDRELANKGQYPAINVLKSVSRVMNNIVGPEHKKAAESMREKLSKYYQAEDLINIGAYKRGSSREIDDAIQSYPFIIQYLKQEVEDKWSFADSKAELTKLMN
- the flgD gene encoding flagellar hook assembly protein FlgD translates to MTNTISSDLYIQNRPVDTSKQNNVMGKDDFLRLLIAQLQNQDPLNPMEDREFIAQMANFSTLEQMANLNKSMEGFIDTQNKMNVLSLQQYLGSNLTWQHVYYVEGEPFVEQKNGTVESISMQDGKARLVMNDGTEIAVEQIIKVNQPGEQSQAGNSQLLTASHLIGKKVSFSFGGDSYEDIPVQSVLMKEGKAHLIVNDARLTEEKIPMDSITKITQ
- a CDS encoding flagellar biosynthetic protein FliO; this translates as MRILIVVAILFILPSHGFANKNVQKEGIDDSVFNQFQDPTGQSEQPAGQLETPSAEQQDVMDHKPPSVSIFDFIKMMFALLFVLALLYGALKLINSKNRVGNGRSVENIGGTNLGNNKSLQLVKVGNSILVVGVGDSINLLKEITDEEEREQLLQSYQDRADSVTLRSDKLTGWIQKLREAKKSKNQSGFSVLLQDQLGQLSKDRKKKMDQLDNNKGFGR
- a CDS encoding flagellar hook-length control protein FliK, translated to MNEVNFFVAGDIAAIHSEQLRKMEGKAKQASIETTESFSSTLSRNLLDSLFALSKPENGNMDLVGTGSDELLLEVEDMVQQMDEILSLQLSILNEVQELESKPNRSINTDGIPDGYYELLEDVMAMVNVLTTLDNTTQGETREAFESFARLSERVLMFMKGFLQTKEEKTDQFVLPMKEHKNLKELMSMIETRLGKLLSFEVTQGQNSTSVTENSPKRPAYASIPEAVLQNGPVTMNLLQLPKQTTIQWTIDTTTNEAAREQLLQKLEGILAKTSSRLVNGNQSITIRLAPEHLGTLHIKLQETQHGLMAKLIVHSKAAASLLESGLSNLKQALVHSNVNMEKLEIVYQDQEQKFTQQNKDNNEDSSHTRHFSKKDSNDGDNNQSFEDVLLEELEIKNAVGDGE
- the fliM gene encoding flagellar motor switch protein FliM translates to MSTEVMSQSEIDALLSALSTGEMNAEELKKENQEKKVKVYDFKRALRFSKDQIRNLTRIHENFARLLTTYFSAQLRTYIQISVASVDQLPYEEFIRSIPKMTILNVFEVAPLEGRVVLEVNPTIAYAMLDRQLGGKGSGVKKSDSLTEIETRLMTTLFEGAIENFGEAWDTVSDIQPFLSDLEVNPQFLQLVSPNETVIVISMNITIGEVTGMINICIPHVVLEPVIPKLSAHYWMEEKNKVRQDHEIATLEKVIRTTPLTVTAELGSSEITFSDLLNINMGDVLALHQKIDEPICVKVDNKPSFYAQVGQVKKNMAIQIMEKIKEGYENDE